The DNA region ATGAAGAGGATCGACGTGAAGGTGATGAGGGCGAACTGAGCGAGTTCTCGCATAAGCGGCCAGACGCGGAATCTACAACGTCCAGGCGCGCGAAACTCGTGGCCAGCCGATTCGTAGGGCCTCTCACCGGCTGCCGTCCCAGCGGCCGCGCGCCACGGCCATACCCCGCCAGCCCCGAGCCGCCCATGCCCAGCTTGCTGCAGGACCTGCGCTACGCCCGCCGGATTCTCGTCAAGAGTCCGCTGTTCACCGCCATCGTCGTCATAACGCTCGCCCTCGGCATCGGGCTCAACACGGCGGTCTTCTCGGCCATCGATACCCTGCTCCTCAAGCCGCTGCCGGGCGTGCGCGCGCCCAACGAATTGGTGCAGCTCTACCGCTCATGGCCGGGCGATCAGAAGTTCGGGTCCAACTCCGTCCCCCACTACCAGGATCTGCGCGATCGGACCACGGACGTCTTCTCGGGTGTTGCCGCCTGGGCGTTCGTCCGGGTGAGTCTGTCCTCAGGGGGGCGCTCGCAGCAGGTGTTCGGGACTGCGGTGTCGGCCAACTACTTCTCGGTGTTCGGCGTGAACCCCCTTCGCGGGCGCACCTTCGTTCCCGCCGAAGCCGTGGGCCCGGGCGCGCACGCCGTGGCCGTGCTCAGCTACGACGGCTGGCAGAACCTGTTTGGCGGGGACCCCACGGTGGTCGGCCGGTCGGTGGTGCTCGACGGCCAGGCGTATACGATTGTCGGCATCGTGCCGCGGGACTTCAAGGGCGCCATCCCCATCGTGTCGCCCGCGGTGTACATCCCGCTCACCCAGATCGACCAGCTCCGCCCGGGGGAGGGCGATCTGCTCACCGAGCGCGGCGACAATTTTCTCAACGTCGTGGCGCGGCTCGCGCCGGGCGTCACCGTGGCGCGGGCCAACGACCGGCTGGGGGTGGTGTTGCGCGGCCTGCTCCAGGAGCATCCCGACGACTATAAGAATTCCGGCATCTTTCTCGTGCGCCAGGCCGACGCCGGCCTCCATCCCACGCTCAAGGGCGCCGAGGTCGGGCTGTCGTCAGTCGTCATGGCGGTCGTGGCGATCCTGCTGCTCATCGCGTGCGTGAACGTGGCCAACCTGTTCCTGGCCCGCGCGCGCGACCGCGCCCGCGAGATGGCCATCCGCCTGAGCCTCGGCGCGAGCCGGGCGGCGCTCGTGCGCCAGTTGCTCACCGAGAGCCTGCTGTTCGCGGTGGTCTCGGGAGTGGCCGGGCTCGGCGTGGCTTCGTGGGCCATCGGCCTCGCCAATCGCGTCTCCCTGCCCATGGACATCGACTTCCGCCCCGGGCTCTCGGTGAGTCCGATCGTCCTGCTGTTCACGCTGGGCGTGACGGTGGCCACGGGATTCCTGTTCGGCCTCGCCCCGGCCCTCCAGGCCACGCGCCCGTCGATGATTC from Gemmatimonadaceae bacterium includes:
- a CDS encoding ABC transporter permease, which produces MPSLLQDLRYARRILVKSPLFTAIVVITLALGIGLNTAVFSAIDTLLLKPLPGVRAPNELVQLYRSWPGDQKFGSNSVPHYQDLRDRTTDVFSGVAAWAFVRVSLSSGGRSQQVFGTAVSANYFSVFGVNPLRGRTFVPAEAVGPGAHAVAVLSYDGWQNLFGGDPTVVGRSVVLDGQAYTIVGIVPRDFKGAIPIVSPAVYIPLTQIDQLRPGEGDLLTERGDNFLNVVARLAPGVTVARANDRLGVVLRGLLQEHPDDYKNSGIFLVRQADAGLHPTLKGAEVGLSSVVMAVVAILLLIACVNVANLFLARARDRAREMAIRLSLGASRAALVRQLLTESLLFAVVSGVAGLGVASWAIGLANRVSLPMDIDFRPGLSVSPIVLLFTLGVTVATGFLFGLAPALQATRPSMIPALKGESAAGESRSRATRVLVVAQMALSIVLLVCAGLFLRNLNSATNVDKGFNSAHVLVASLDPGIQGYTRPRAEEFYRQLTARLASDPDVTAVGFTSELPLDLGESDSGVQIPGYTPAKNENMSIQNVSVTPGYFRAMGTRLLEGRGFTAQDDSASPGAIVVNERFATRFWPGQDALGKTVHVHGRDHTVIGVVPTGKYDRLGEPPTPYMYFAQAQDWEFGMTLVLRTRGDPLAVVPTLRSEVAALDADMPLSDVRSMESHLGIALLPARLTGWVLGIFGLLGLILASVGMYGVMAYSVAQRTREIGIRMAIGAAGGAVVRLLMKQGLTLVLVGTGVGLAGAFGVAQIIRGQLYLGSGFDPLTFVLVPVVLVGVAMGAIWIPARRAAGLDPVRALRQE